A single Triticum dicoccoides isolate Atlit2015 ecotype Zavitan chromosome 2A, WEW_v2.0, whole genome shotgun sequence DNA region contains:
- the LOC119358877 gene encoding uncharacterized protein LOC119358877, producing MPKRQHSHLDGDRTGKRPRRAPKKHLYLVLDDWDTGFSIYKVDADTLQDTCTSDVQLGFPGPPVLRFPVPVRHLGMSFTAFGNSIFIATNPHCPQTPILGYDTEIAGITIGPSLPRSLLGGIDISVAAGDKLYALTSRHDGEQHSFEAMSWAATGSDELEDPRPAMDWSWKRVPSPPPFAMDDIISSYALHPDGHTIFMSAHDSLYQHVPKGTFSFDTKRSEWRWHGEWALPFQGQGYYDSELDAWVGLHKDGYICACEVASRSRESAVQPYCKIAKEKLFLKVPERRLAAIRATLAYMGNSNFCLVDCVQREGVEPTCIVDCCVLHMSTFGLKYDHRGELQTTRHCSSSCVVSKHILSFSPVVFWM from the coding sequence ATGCCTAAGCGTCAGCACTCGCACCTCGACGGCGACCGCACCGGAAAAAGGCCGCGGCGTGCGCCGAAGAAGCACCTCTACCTGGTGCTGGATGATTGGGACACGGGCTTCAGCATCTACAAGGTTGATGCCGACACTTTGCAAGATACCTGCACCAGCGACGTGCAGTTAGGGTTCCCTGGCCCTCCCGTCCTCCGGTTTCCTGTGCCAGTACGCCATCTTGGCATGAGCTTCACGGCCTTTGGTAACAGCATCTTCATCGCCACCAACCCACACTGTCCACAGACTCCCATCCTCGGATATGATACCGAGATAGCGGGAATCACCATCGGGCCAAGCCTACCACGTTCACTGCTTGGCGGCATTGACATCTCTGTGGCCGCCGGTGATAAGTTGTATGCATTGACATCTCGCCATGACGGCGAGCAGCACTCTTTTGAGGCCATGTCTTGGGCAGCCACGGGAAGCGATGAGCTTGAGGATCCACGGCCAGCCATGGATTGGTCCTGGAAAAGGGTGCCATCGCCACCGCCATTTGCCATGGATGATATAATTTCCTCTTACGCGCTGCACCCGGATGGGCACACCATATTCATGTCTGCACACGACAGTCTTTATCAACATGTTCCAAAGGGTACCTTCTCATTTGACACCAAGCGTTCTGAGTGGAGGTGGCATGGGGAATGGGCACTACCTTTCCAAGGACAAGGCTACTACGACAGCGAGCTAGACGCATGGGTTGGGCTCCATAAAGACGGGTACATTTGTGCCTGTGAAGTCGCCTCCCGCAGCCGCGAAAGTGCTGTGCAGCCATATTGTAAGATTGCGAAGGAGAAGTTGTTCCTCAAAGTCCCGGAGCGGCGGCTGGCAGCAATAAGGGCCACTCTCGCGTACATGGGCAACAGCAACTTTTGCCTTGTCGATTGTGTGCAGCGCGAAGGAGTGGAGCCTACATGCATCGTCGATTGTTGCGTGCTCCATATGAGCACGTTTGGGCTTAAGTATGATCACAGGGGAGAGCTGCAAACCACGCGCCACTGCTCTAGCTCTTGTGTAGTGTCCAAGCATATCCTGTCCTTTTCTCCTGTAGTGTTCTGGATGTAA
- the LOC119358879 gene encoding uncharacterized protein LOC119358879, with amino-acid sequence MHEYCELPGCRDVLICEEVAEIMIPTTLKLSMLRSRVILMRSFNKVVKLHHEHFALAGNFSSKNFQIYQDDSIKLDGLAEGAIVEYREAVGDLDYRQFVHMVTEEVFHGQKLPFDLTEWLRIISQGVNACDGSLLCSHIDLMEPYQGYGNFVSLFQLFWKVKDTAGGEDLLNSLGHYKGWKSEGLRCSFLRDTLNYEDDDGHRFEYEDDIRGLLRLLMNSFRHSAKSHCRLAIYLIMNEFRRLLSDLQRALH; translated from the coding sequence ATGCACGAGTACTGTGAGCTCCCTGGATGTAGAGATGTCCTGATCTGCGAAGAGGTTGCTGAGATAATGATACCGACCACTCTGAAGTTATCTATGCTTCGTAGCAGAGTGATCTTGATGCGTTCATTTAACAAAGTTGTCAAGCTCCATCATGAACACTTTGCTCTTGCTGGAAACTTTTCCTCGAAGAACTTCCAAATCTATCAAGATGACTCCATCAAGCTTGATGGTCTGGCCGAGGGCGCGATAGTGGAGTACCGTGAGGCTGTTGGGGACCTTGACTACCGCCAATTTGTTCATATGGTTACCGAGGAGGTATTTCATGGTCAGAAGCTACCATTTGATCTGACCGAGTGGCTAAGGATCATATCCCAGGGAGTGAACGCGTGTGATGGCAGCCTACTCTGTAGTCATATTGACCTGATGGAGCCTTATCAAGGATATGGAAACTTTGTCTCATTGTTTCAGCTGTTCTGGAAAGTCAAAGATACCGCTGGTGGAGAAGATCTTCTGAACTCCTTGGGACATTACAAAGGATGGAAATCTGAAGGCCTGCGTTGTTCGTTTCTTCGTGATACACTGAACTACGAGGACGATGATGGCCATAGATTTGAATATGAAGATGACATAAGAGGCCTTCTgaggttgttgatgaactccttccgtCACTCAGCAAAAAGCCACTGCAGGCTTGCTATCTACCTGATTATGAATGAGTTCCGCAGGTTGCTATCTGATCTTCAAAGGGCATTGCACTAG